The following are from one region of the Armatimonadota bacterium genome:
- a CDS encoding cysteine desulfurase yields MSRSPIYLDNHATTPVDARVLEAMLPWFTEHFGNAASKTHSFGLRASVAVSQARRQIAQLLGAADPSEIIFTSGATESDNLAIKGAVRAMRPGRDHVVTVATEHRAVLDSCATLQREGSELTVLKPRPDGILSLDDLEATLTPTTALVSVMHANNEIGVIQPIAAIGQLCRRRGVLFHTDAAQSAGKLPLNVQEDCVDFCAFTAHKIYGPKGVAALYVRADCGVRPAPQMDGGGHEDGYRSGTLNVPGIVGLAAALKLACDERETEAVRLTALRNRLWHGLLEVCPQAVLNGDLDRRLPGNLNIIVPEAASSRLGPFNTRVAVSGGSACSSGKKGSSHVLKAIGVSDEAGVGAIRFGLGRFTTADDVEYAVAEFAAALRQSGN; encoded by the coding sequence TTGAGCCGTTCCCCCATCTATCTCGATAATCATGCGACCACGCCGGTAGATGCCCGTGTGCTCGAGGCCATGCTGCCCTGGTTTACCGAGCACTTTGGCAATGCTGCCAGTAAGACGCACTCTTTTGGGCTGCGGGCGTCGGTTGCCGTGAGTCAGGCGCGGCGGCAGATTGCCCAACTTCTGGGCGCCGCGGACCCCTCCGAAATCATCTTCACATCGGGCGCAACGGAATCCGATAATCTGGCGATCAAGGGCGCGGTTCGGGCCATGCGCCCCGGTCGCGATCACGTGGTCACCGTGGCCACGGAGCATCGTGCCGTACTCGACAGCTGCGCAACGCTGCAGCGTGAGGGCAGCGAACTGACCGTCCTCAAGCCGCGTCCGGACGGCATTCTGTCGCTCGATGATCTGGAGGCCACTCTAACGCCCACCACGGCATTGGTGTCGGTAATGCACGCCAATAACGAGATCGGTGTCATCCAGCCGATTGCCGCAATCGGGCAGTTATGCCGCCGGCGCGGTGTTTTGTTTCATACCGATGCTGCCCAGAGCGCCGGCAAACTGCCCTTGAACGTGCAGGAGGATTGCGTGGATTTCTGCGCATTCACCGCGCACAAGATATATGGCCCGAAGGGCGTCGCGGCGCTCTATGTGCGCGCGGATTGCGGTGTTCGACCGGCGCCGCAGATGGATGGTGGCGGCCATGAGGATGGATACCGTTCCGGAACGTTGAATGTGCCCGGGATTGTAGGTCTTGCCGCCGCGCTCAAGCTGGCGTGTGACGAGCGGGAAACCGAAGCGGTACGGCTTACTGCGCTTCGCAACCGCTTGTGGCACGGCCTGCTGGAGGTTTGTCCGCAGGCCGTGCTGAACGGAGACCTCGACCGGCGCCTGCCCGGCAACCTCAACATCATTGTGCCTGAGGCCGCTTCCTCAAGACTCGGTCCGTTCAACACGCGCGTCGCTGTTTCTGGAGGATCCGCGTGCAGCAGCGGCAAAAAGGGAAGCTCGCATGTTCTTAAGGCAATTGGAGTCTCCGATGAAGCCGGCGTCGGCGCGATTCGGTTCGGTCTCGGCCGCTTTACCACCGCTGATGACGTGGAGTATGCGGTCGCCGAGTTTGCGGCCGCACTGCGCCAAAGCGGTAACTGA
- a CDS encoding acyl-CoA/acyl-ACP dehydrogenase yields the protein MTTERTDEIGFPTGDSATPQPDARQMVEAAEHVGSTVLGPCAEATDQMDGPNRANFAALAAHKLLGLAVPVRYGGADAAGRTQHLCTQTLASWCGVTAFTQAQHHGPCRFIANGPNPALADALLPEMAAGRLISGVSFAHLRRPGPPAITATAVPGGWLIDGVAPWVTGWGMIAMLVLGAATADGRIAYFWIPVEPHKLEALLPGCRSDRRHEGTLDAGPPIRLCAMRASATVVLHFHHWFVPDAHLLAWSDREAMRRNDKMGVLGATAFPLGCSWRAIQLTAQTAEKRSVVAGSVAAEALLQEWRELDAAVEAGSASAEDTDAWFTAAVELRAKVIALSVRAAHAAVTVSSGSANTLAHPAQRLYREAMFYTVQAQTNDVMQATLRRLTST from the coding sequence ATGACGACCGAACGCACCGACGAAATCGGCTTCCCCACCGGCGACTCCGCAACCCCGCAGCCGGATGCACGCCAAATGGTGGAGGCCGCCGAACACGTTGGTTCCACAGTTCTAGGTCCGTGCGCGGAAGCCACCGATCAGATGGATGGTCCAAACAGGGCGAACTTCGCCGCCCTTGCCGCGCACAAGCTGTTGGGGTTGGCCGTTCCCGTGCGCTACGGCGGTGCCGACGCAGCCGGCCGGACTCAGCACCTGTGCACTCAGACGCTGGCTTCGTGGTGCGGGGTCACAGCCTTCACCCAGGCTCAGCACCACGGCCCATGCCGGTTTATCGCCAACGGCCCAAACCCGGCACTGGCGGACGCGCTGCTGCCGGAGATGGCGGCTGGTCGACTGATCAGCGGCGTCTCGTTCGCGCATCTGCGCCGGCCCGGACCGCCGGCCATAACCGCGACGGCCGTGCCGGGCGGCTGGCTCATCGATGGCGTGGCGCCATGGGTTACCGGTTGGGGCATGATCGCCATGCTGGTACTCGGCGCGGCAACTGCCGATGGTCGGATCGCCTACTTCTGGATTCCGGTAGAGCCACACAAGCTTGAAGCGCTCCTTCCCGGGTGCCGGTCAGACCGCCGGCATGAGGGTACGCTGGATGCCGGCCCACCGATTCGTTTGTGCGCGATGCGGGCCTCTGCCACGGTCGTACTCCACTTTCACCACTGGTTTGTTCCTGATGCTCACCTTTTGGCCTGGAGCGATCGCGAGGCAATGCGCCGCAACGACAAGATGGGCGTGTTGGGCGCCACCGCCTTTCCGTTGGGCTGCTCGTGGCGTGCCATCCAGCTAACGGCGCAAACCGCCGAAAAACGCAGTGTTGTGGCCGGCAGCGTTGCGGCCGAAGCGCTGCTTCAGGAGTGGCGCGAGCTGGATGCTGCCGTTGAGGCCGGCTCAGCCTCCGCCGAGGATACTGATGCCTGGTTTACAGCTGCTGTAGAGCTTCGTGCGAAAGTCATCGCGCTGTCGGTTCGCGCCGCCCACGCGGCCGTAACGGTGAGCAGTGGGTCCGCGAATACCCTGGCTCATCCGGCCCAGCGGCTATATCGCGAGGCGATGTTCTACACAGTGCAGGCCCAAACCAACGACGTGATGCAGGCTACTCTGCGCCGGCTGACTTCCACCTGA
- a CDS encoding type IIA DNA topoisomerase subunit B, which translates to MSSNETNNNAPDPEQAAAANATNVDIESAGHVKSAYGGEQIQVLEGLEAVRRRPSMYIGGTDTKGLHHLFVEVTDNSIDEAMAGACDAIDVVLYADGSVSVRDNGRGFPVDMQPQYNMPGVEVALTKLHAGGKFDSGAYKLSGGLHGVGVSCVNATSDSLEVIVWRDSKKYNIKFERGETVQKLQILGKARPAEHGTMVRWHADPQIFGDLQYDGETIERRLRELAYLNKTITLSFTNERDLPEPEVGSDGALIDVVAPVKKVFHFSKGLADYVSHLNETKDVLHKPIYFGAVRDDVIIEIAIQYNMGYQETLLPFANNIYTHDGGTHLSGFKTALTRVMNAYARKVGVIKEKDSNFSGDDVREGLTAVISVKLPNPQFESQTKVKLVNADVDGIVNSVVGEKIAEFFEENPAIAKRIAEKAITAQRARDAARKAADLVKRQGVLDSHSLPGKLADCTERNPALCELFIVEGDSAGGSAKQGRDRRTQAILPLRGKILNAGKTRVDKVLENQEIRNMITAFGTGIAYGAEDDADDAETVPMDDEIIEPASPVKNGGAKAPAYDLSKLRYHKIIIMTDADVDGDHIRTLLLTFFWHYMRPLIENGHVYVAQPPLFRVRVGRNEQHYAQTEVQRDALLEQLKGKRDVVVTRFKGLGEMDAGDLAETTMEPDKRQLARVHIDGESVTTAMEMFDIFMSDKVEPRRDFIVAHAREVTEVDWHG; encoded by the coding sequence ATGTCATCCAACGAGACCAACAACAACGCACCGGACCCGGAGCAGGCTGCAGCCGCAAACGCCACGAACGTGGATATTGAATCCGCCGGGCATGTCAAGAGCGCCTACGGCGGCGAGCAGATACAGGTCCTTGAAGGTCTGGAGGCGGTGCGGCGGCGACCCTCGATGTACATCGGCGGTACCGACACCAAAGGTCTGCACCACCTCTTTGTTGAGGTAACCGACAACTCGATAGATGAAGCGATGGCCGGCGCCTGCGACGCAATCGACGTCGTCCTTTACGCCGACGGCAGCGTATCCGTGCGTGATAACGGCCGTGGCTTTCCCGTGGATATGCAGCCTCAGTACAACATGCCGGGTGTGGAAGTTGCGCTCACAAAACTGCACGCCGGCGGCAAATTCGACAGCGGCGCCTACAAGCTCTCCGGAGGTCTCCACGGCGTAGGCGTTTCATGCGTCAACGCCACGTCGGATTCCCTTGAAGTGATCGTTTGGCGCGACAGCAAGAAATACAATATCAAGTTTGAGCGCGGCGAAACCGTGCAGAAACTCCAGATCCTCGGCAAGGCCCGACCGGCGGAACACGGGACGATGGTGCGGTGGCATGCCGATCCACAGATATTCGGTGACCTGCAGTATGATGGCGAGACCATCGAACGTCGACTGCGGGAACTGGCGTATCTGAACAAAACGATCACCCTCAGCTTCACCAATGAGCGCGACCTGCCGGAGCCGGAAGTTGGCAGTGACGGCGCGCTCATCGATGTGGTAGCGCCGGTTAAGAAGGTGTTTCACTTCAGCAAGGGCCTGGCCGACTACGTCTCCCACCTGAATGAGACCAAAGATGTGCTGCACAAGCCGATATACTTCGGCGCCGTACGCGACGACGTCATCATTGAGATAGCCATTCAGTACAACATGGGCTATCAAGAGACCCTCCTGCCCTTCGCCAACAACATCTACACCCACGATGGCGGGACCCACCTCTCGGGTTTCAAGACGGCGTTGACCCGTGTGATGAACGCTTACGCACGCAAAGTGGGCGTAATCAAGGAGAAGGACTCCAACTTCTCCGGCGACGATGTGCGAGAAGGATTGACGGCAGTTATTTCGGTAAAGCTGCCGAATCCACAGTTTGAGTCGCAAACGAAGGTCAAGCTGGTCAATGCGGATGTGGATGGAATTGTGAACTCCGTGGTCGGTGAAAAAATCGCGGAGTTCTTCGAGGAGAACCCGGCGATAGCGAAGCGAATCGCAGAAAAGGCGATTACGGCGCAGCGCGCGCGGGATGCGGCGCGAAAGGCAGCCGACCTCGTAAAGCGGCAGGGCGTTCTCGACTCGCACTCGCTACCGGGCAAGCTCGCCGATTGTACAGAACGCAATCCGGCTCTCTGCGAGCTGTTCATTGTGGAGGGCGACTCCGCAGGCGGATCCGCCAAGCAGGGCCGCGACCGCAGAACGCAGGCGATCCTGCCCCTCCGCGGCAAAATCCTGAATGCCGGCAAAACCCGTGTTGACAAAGTCCTGGAGAACCAGGAAATCCGGAACATGATCACCGCATTCGGCACCGGAATCGCCTATGGCGCAGAGGACGATGCGGACGATGCCGAAACCGTTCCTATGGATGACGAGATCATCGAACCAGCCTCGCCCGTCAAGAACGGCGGTGCGAAGGCGCCGGCTTACGACCTCTCAAAGTTGCGGTACCACAAAATCATTATCATGACCGATGCCGACGTGGATGGTGACCACATCCGCACGCTGCTGCTCACATTCTTCTGGCACTACATGCGACCGCTCATTGAAAATGGACATGTGTATGTAGCGCAGCCACCACTGTTCCGCGTCCGTGTGGGCCGAAATGAGCAGCACTACGCGCAGACCGAGGTGCAGCGCGACGCACTACTCGAGCAGTTGAAGGGCAAGAGAGACGTGGTGGTGACGCGATTTAAGGGCCTGGGTGAAATGGATGCGGGCGATCTGGCGGAGACGACCATGGAGCCCGATAAACGGCAACTGGCCCGCGTTCACATCGACGGCGAGAGCGTCACGACTGCCATGGAGATGTTTGATATCTTTATGAGTGACAAAGTCGAACCACGGCGCGACTTCATCGTGGCACACGCCCGTGAGGTTACCGAAGTGGATTGGCACGGCTAG
- a CDS encoding carbohydrate kinase: MAQMKLILAFGEALWDELPDRRELGGAPLNYTLRAAGFGADARLVTRLGCDAGGDEAHAKLIELGLNTSLIQRDREHPTGRVTIKLEHGIPAYTIHEDVAWDFIEPAPDLMGVAESADCISFGSVAVRSTRSRATLSALLERAPNAVRMCDLNLRNGCWTPMRVATLLRHTQILKVSLDELPIAAAAMNVPVSTMEETGSALLHRLSLRALAVTLGADGCLGLDDTGAVVRLPGHRITVADTVGAGDAFAAVFTTSLLRGRRLADACALANAAGSLAVGQHGATGPISAAQIEAAARGHGA; this comes from the coding sequence GTGGCGCAGATGAAATTGATCCTGGCATTTGGCGAAGCCCTATGGGATGAGTTACCCGACCGCCGCGAGTTGGGTGGGGCGCCGCTAAACTACACACTGAGGGCGGCAGGGTTTGGCGCCGATGCACGCCTCGTGACGCGGCTCGGCTGTGATGCGGGCGGCGATGAGGCACACGCGAAGCTTATAGAACTCGGCCTGAATACCAGCCTCATCCAGCGCGATCGGGAGCACCCGACCGGTCGTGTTACGATCAAGCTTGAGCATGGCATTCCGGCGTATACCATCCACGAAGATGTCGCGTGGGACTTTATTGAGCCGGCGCCGGACCTGATGGGGGTGGCGGAGAGCGCGGATTGCATTAGTTTTGGCTCCGTTGCCGTACGGTCGACGCGGTCGCGAGCGACTTTGTCGGCGCTTCTGGAGCGCGCTCCCAACGCGGTGCGGATGTGCGATCTCAACCTGCGCAACGGGTGCTGGACGCCAATGCGCGTGGCCACGCTACTGCGCCACACGCAGATACTCAAGGTGAGCCTCGATGAGCTGCCGATTGCCGCGGCAGCCATGAATGTGCCGGTATCGACTATGGAAGAGACCGGCTCGGCGCTGCTCCATCGGCTTAGCCTGCGAGCACTCGCCGTTACGCTTGGCGCTGATGGCTGCCTGGGTCTTGATGACACCGGCGCAGTTGTCCGGCTGCCGGGACACCGCATCACCGTAGCCGATACGGTTGGCGCCGGAGATGCGTTTGCAGCGGTGTTTACCACGTCGCTGCTGCGCGGTAGAAGGCTAGCTGATGCCTGTGCCCTGGCAAATGCCGCCGGCAGCCTGGCGGTTGGGCAGCATGGGGCAACCGGGCCAATATCTGCGGCGCAGATTGAGGCCGCTGCGCGCGGTCATGGCGCTTGA
- a CDS encoding MiaB/RimO family radical SAM methylthiotransferase yields MVRAAFATLGCKVNQYETQRILDRFEERGFAIAPWNEPADVYVLNSCSVTVAAERKSRGMIRRATRTGPGALVVMTGCAGEMAGIRGETVEHADLIVPNNRKMETLECVLNARPDLQRRLGEAATSPPADRPARRTRATLKVQDGCNIFCSFCSIPYTRRSMESRPLGELVAEAATRAAQGYREIVVTGVLVGAWVGEEDGRAIALAGLLQRLAAVPGIERVRLSSIEPTQVTEELLTAFAETPQICNHLHMPLQSGDTGTLSRMNRPYDAPFYLERCRTAQKMIADLAITSDIMVGFPGEDEAAFEATAQMVRDVGFARAHLFRYSPRPGTPAADMAGQVTDAEKEDRSRRLAAVCAGEQAAFVRRYCGRTLPVLAEGRESTAEEDMDRGSSGNDGNERVTDAGPPTGSRMMMGYTANYIRVRFAGGVGMAGSIVPVHLLDAEGDTAWGEPDSGLDYPGGSWPLPAPTMRGGMPA; encoded by the coding sequence GTGGTTCGAGCCGCATTTGCCACATTGGGCTGCAAGGTCAACCAGTACGAGACACAACGGATTCTGGATCGCTTTGAAGAACGCGGGTTCGCCATTGCGCCCTGGAACGAGCCGGCCGACGTCTACGTGCTCAACAGCTGCTCCGTAACTGTGGCTGCGGAGCGGAAGTCGCGCGGTATGATCCGGCGGGCCACCAGAACCGGCCCAGGGGCGCTGGTGGTGATGACCGGCTGCGCCGGAGAGATGGCGGGGATCCGCGGCGAAACGGTGGAGCACGCAGACCTCATTGTACCGAACAACAGGAAGATGGAGACGCTGGAGTGCGTGTTGAACGCTCGGCCAGACCTGCAGCGGCGGCTTGGCGAGGCCGCGACCAGCCCTCCGGCCGACCGTCCCGCCAGACGCACTCGCGCCACGCTAAAAGTGCAGGATGGCTGCAACATCTTCTGCTCGTTCTGTTCCATACCGTACACCCGCCGGAGCATGGAGTCACGTCCACTTGGTGAGCTGGTGGCCGAGGCCGCAACGCGTGCTGCGCAGGGCTATCGCGAGATCGTGGTCACGGGCGTACTGGTTGGCGCCTGGGTAGGGGAGGAGGATGGCCGCGCGATCGCGCTGGCCGGCCTGCTGCAGAGACTGGCTGCCGTGCCGGGCATTGAGCGCGTTCGGCTCTCGTCGATAGAGCCGACACAGGTTACTGAGGAGTTATTGACGGCGTTCGCCGAGACGCCACAGATATGTAACCATCTGCATATGCCATTACAGAGCGGCGACACGGGCACGCTGAGCCGCATGAACCGGCCCTATGACGCACCGTTCTATCTGGAGCGCTGCCGCACTGCACAAAAGATGATTGCGGATCTGGCGATCACCAGCGACATTATGGTCGGGTTTCCCGGCGAGGATGAAGCGGCGTTTGAAGCCACAGCCCAGATGGTGCGCGATGTTGGATTTGCCAGAGCGCATCTGTTTCGATACTCTCCCCGGCCCGGTACGCCGGCAGCCGACATGGCTGGCCAGGTAACCGACGCTGAGAAGGAGGATCGGAGCAGGCGGCTTGCCGCCGTATGTGCCGGTGAACAGGCGGCGTTTGTGCGGCGGTACTGCGGACGAACGCTGCCGGTGCTTGCCGAGGGGCGCGAATCGACGGCCGAAGAGGATATGGATCGCGGCTCAAGCGGCAACGACGGCAACGAGCGTGTAACCGATGCTGGACCGCCAACCGGCAGCCGGATGATGATGGGCTATACCGCGAACTATATCCGGGTGCGCTTTGCCGGCGGAGTGGGAATGGCCGGCTCGATCGTGCCTGTTCACCTGCTGGACGCCGAAGGCGACACCGCCTGGGGCGAGCCCGATTCCGGACTCGATTATCCGGGTGGATCGTGGCCACTGCCCGCGCCAACCATGCGCGGCGGAATGCCTGCATAA
- a CDS encoding nucleotide sugar dehydrogenase: MQERIAIIGLGYVGLPVALALAAEFNDTVGFDVNQQKVADLQAGTDNTGEVSRETLSGTRLRMTNNAADLTDRTMFIVAVPTPIDQNNRPDLRPIIAATETIGRQLKSGSVVVYESTVYPGLTEEVCGPILERTSGLVRGVDFTLGYSPERINPGDKEHTLDRIVKVVSGEDSGTLDRVAAVYERIITAGVHRAPSIRVAEAAKVIENTQRDLNIALMNELALIFDRLGIRTRDVLDAAGTKWNFLPFAPGLVGGHCIGVDPYYLTTKAEQLGYHPQVILAGRRINDGMGAWVAQRLVKLLVKSEIGVARARVGVFGLTFKENVPDLRNSRVPDIVKELSDFGIQVLVHDPVADPHEAQEEYNIRLAPWEQMRDLDAAILAVKHEEYTSGGPNRLLDRLKPGAVFMDIKSAFQPADVPAPFAYWCL, encoded by the coding sequence ATGCAAGAGAGAATTGCGATTATTGGTCTTGGCTACGTAGGGCTGCCGGTAGCCCTCGCGTTAGCCGCCGAATTCAACGATACGGTCGGCTTCGACGTGAATCAGCAGAAGGTGGCCGATCTTCAAGCGGGCACCGACAACACCGGCGAGGTGAGTCGTGAGACGCTGAGCGGAACCCGGTTGAGGATGACGAACAACGCGGCCGATCTGACGGACCGGACGATGTTCATTGTTGCCGTACCCACGCCGATTGACCAGAACAACCGCCCGGATTTGAGGCCGATTATCGCCGCGACCGAGACCATTGGGCGGCAGCTCAAAAGTGGGAGCGTGGTGGTCTACGAATCGACGGTCTATCCCGGACTCACGGAGGAGGTGTGCGGACCCATCCTGGAACGCACTTCCGGGCTTGTACGTGGAGTTGACTTCACGCTGGGATACTCGCCAGAGCGCATCAATCCCGGTGACAAGGAGCATACGCTGGATCGCATCGTCAAGGTGGTGTCTGGCGAAGACAGCGGAACGTTGGACCGTGTGGCTGCGGTTTATGAGCGAATCATCACCGCGGGCGTTCATCGCGCGCCAAGCATTCGCGTGGCCGAGGCCGCCAAGGTGATCGAAAACACGCAGCGCGACCTGAACATCGCGCTGATGAATGAGCTGGCCCTGATCTTTGATCGGTTAGGCATCCGAACGCGCGATGTGCTGGACGCCGCCGGCACCAAGTGGAACTTTCTCCCGTTCGCGCCCGGGCTGGTCGGCGGCCACTGTATCGGCGTTGATCCCTATTACCTGACCACCAAAGCCGAGCAGTTGGGCTACCACCCACAGGTGATCCTTGCGGGACGGCGCATCAACGATGGCATGGGCGCGTGGGTGGCCCAGCGCCTCGTGAAACTGCTGGTCAAGAGTGAAATTGGCGTAGCGCGGGCCCGGGTTGGCGTATTTGGCCTCACGTTCAAGGAGAACGTGCCGGATCTTCGCAACAGCCGTGTGCCGGATATCGTCAAAGAGTTGAGCGACTTCGGCATCCAGGTTCTGGTGCACGACCCCGTTGCCGATCCTCATGAGGCGCAAGAGGAGTACAACATCCGCCTTGCGCCCTGGGAGCAGATGCGCGACCTGGATGCAGCCATTCTTGCGGTAAAGCACGAGGAGTACACCTCCGGCGGGCCGAACCGGCTGCTGGACCGTTTGAAGCCTGGCGCCGTTTTTATGGACATCAAATCGGCATTCCAGCCCGCCGACGTGCCGGCGCCGTTTGCCTACTGGTGCCTGTAG
- a CDS encoding UDP-glucose/GDP-mannose dehydrogenase family protein, with protein MKISVVGAGYVGLVTGVVLSDLGNEVLCVDRDEAKIRALKAGIMPIYEPGLEEIVRRNAANGRLRFGSNVCEATRFADVLFICVGTPPGSGGNPDMSFIEAVAAEVGHAMRKPTVIVNKSTVPVGTGNLVAEIIRKNQTAPVEFQVVSNPEFLREGSAIKDTLEPDRIVIGTTDAAAAAKLKAIYAPLNRPVLITDVASAEMIKYASNAFLATKISFANAIATLCDLTGADVLEVVKGVGADARIGPAFLNAGIGYGGSCFPKDTLALIATARKYGYDFDLLRSVVAINDAQPILFVKRIVEAFGGCICGKRFGILGLAFKPNTDDMREAKALELIRALRGHGGSVCAYDPVAEANARLLAPDLECVESAYAAAENADALVVVTEWNEFKELDLDRLRGLMRRPLICDARNLYDPGVLSEHGLEHIGIGRGAT; from the coding sequence ATGAAGATTTCGGTCGTTGGGGCTGGATACGTTGGCCTGGTTACCGGTGTTGTATTGAGCGATTTGGGCAATGAGGTCCTGTGCGTTGACCGCGACGAGGCAAAAATCCGCGCATTGAAGGCCGGCATTATGCCGATCTATGAGCCTGGGTTGGAAGAGATCGTGCGGCGCAACGCCGCGAACGGACGCCTGCGGTTCGGTTCCAACGTGTGCGAGGCCACTCGATTTGCCGATGTGCTGTTCATCTGCGTCGGTACCCCACCCGGTTCGGGCGGCAATCCCGACATGAGTTTTATTGAAGCCGTGGCCGCCGAAGTCGGCCACGCGATGCGGAAGCCAACGGTGATTGTAAACAAATCTACCGTTCCGGTTGGTACCGGCAACCTTGTTGCGGAGATCATTCGCAAGAATCAGACTGCGCCGGTTGAGTTCCAGGTTGTCAGCAATCCGGAGTTTCTCCGCGAAGGCAGCGCAATTAAAGACACGCTGGAGCCGGATCGAATTGTTATCGGCACCACGGATGCGGCGGCGGCGGCAAAACTCAAGGCGATCTACGCGCCACTGAATCGACCGGTGCTGATCACCGACGTCGCCTCGGCGGAGATGATCAAATACGCATCCAACGCCTTCCTTGCCACCAAGATCAGCTTTGCCAACGCGATCGCAACGCTCTGTGACCTCACAGGCGCGGACGTTCTCGAGGTGGTGAAGGGAGTTGGCGCCGACGCCCGCATTGGGCCAGCGTTTCTGAATGCAGGCATCGGTTACGGTGGTTCCTGCTTCCCAAAGGACACGTTGGCTCTGATAGCCACCGCCCGCAAATACGGCTACGACTTTGATCTATTGCGCAGCGTGGTGGCGATCAATGACGCGCAACCCATACTATTCGTGAAGCGGATCGTCGAGGCGTTCGGCGGCTGTATCTGTGGCAAGCGCTTCGGTATCCTCGGCCTGGCATTCAAGCCGAATACCGACGACATGCGCGAGGCGAAAGCTTTGGAACTGATACGGGCTCTGCGCGGCCACGGTGGCTCCGTGTGCGCTTACGACCCGGTAGCAGAAGCGAATGCGCGGTTACTTGCGCCCGATTTGGAGTGTGTGGAGAGCGCCTACGCCGCAGCCGAGAATGCCGACGCACTGGTGGTTGTAACCGAGTGGAACGAGTTCAAGGAGCTGGATCTCGATCGTCTCCGCGGCCTGATGCGGCGTCCACTGATATGCGACGCTCGCAACCTCTACGATCCAGGCGTGCTCAGCGAGCACGGCCTGGAACACATCGGCATCGGGCGTGGCGCCACGTAA